The following proteins come from a genomic window of Diprion similis isolate iyDipSimi1 chromosome 8, iyDipSimi1.1, whole genome shotgun sequence:
- the LOC124409365 gene encoding protein archease-like produces MEDLSAEDLAIPPIKYEYLDHTADVQLHAWGESLQEAFEQCAMAMFGYMTDLDRVEMTEVHHVEAEGDDLPSLLFHFLDELLFMFSAERFIIPRKVIITEMDQENFKIKATAIGEEFTLGKHPQGTEVKAITYSAMQILDRPDAERPEVFVIIDI; encoded by the exons ATGGAAGATTTATCAGCAGAAGACCTGGCGATTCCGCCGATCAAATACGAAT ATTTGGACCATACGGCTGATGTGCA attGCACGCGTGGGGAGAAAGTTTGCAGGAGGCATTCGAACAATGCGCAATGGCCATGTTCGGTTACATGACGGATTTGGACCGAGTAGAAATGACGGAGGTGCACCACGTGGAAGCCGAGGGAGACGACCTCCCCAGCCTGCTATTTCATTTCTTGGATGAACTGCTTTTTATGTTCAGTGCAGAGCGTTTCATCATTCCCAGG AAAGTCATTATCACTGAAATGGATCAAGAGAACTTCAAGATCAAGGCAACGGCAATAGGAGAAGAATTCACGCTGGGAAAGCATCCTCAGGGTACAGAAGTGAAGGCTATCACCTACTCAGCAATGCAAATACTCGATCGGCCGGACGCCGAGAGACCAGAAGTATTCGTGATCATCGATATTTAA
- the LOC124409646 gene encoding transcription factor E2F2-like, with product MPRARRQVVLEDPAGSVTPDMAHTKLVKSEPLFIDEGSIDEVQTQRIAEETPSPHLQDHQYGQTPSYQISRRPPQPPPRAEISVQAVKRRLNLEVGSTGTSQSGFKAPRGKRRRSGSNSLTGHTPTKNKTVERTRYDTSLSLLTKKFIHLVENSRDGVVDLNVASEKLEVQKRRIYDITNVLEGIGILEKKSKNNIQWKGGQLPGEQFDVVDLRREVADLEAKENTLDRLIHGAEKNLRELGADRQYAYVTYHDLRSVTAYREQAIMAVKAPPEATLHVPQPISPFGEPRLQMYMRSSHGEIEVFLCPDDPGLKVSNSPRSPMTNPRPKIEMPPLPPELLVNGGETQIESTPSTTSRTSTVTNPPSPTPTTSTGLRDALLCESDDFGPMGGGRFQLQTEDQNVAQDVNILDFDEPLLPLEPPLSENDYSFSLDTGEGLADLFDFQF from the exons atgccTCGTGCTAGGAGACAAGTGGTCCTCGAAGACCCAGCTGGGTCTGTCACACCCGACATGGCCCACACCAAGCTAG TGAAGTCAGAGCCACTTTTCATTGACGAGGGCTCCATAGACGAAGTACAAACTCAAAGGATAGCTGAAGAAACACCGAGTCCCCATCTACAGGATCATCAGTATGGTCAAACACCTAGTTATCAAATATCGAGAAGACCTCCACAGCCACCTCCTCGTGCAGAG ATTTCAGTTCAGGCTGTAAAAAGAAGACTGAACTTGGAAGTCGGTTCCACAGGCACAAGTCAGTCCGGTTTTAAGGCTCCACGAGGAAAGCGCAGACGATCTGGATCTAATTCTTTAACTGGACATACACCGACTAAAA ATAAGACTGTTGAAAGGACAAGATATGATACGTCTTTAAGCTTGTTAACCAAAAAGTTTATACATTTGGTCGAGAACAGTCGTGACGGTGTTGTGGACTTGAATGTAGcttctgaaaaattggaagTTCAAAAGCGGCGCATATACGACATAACAAATGTGCTTGAAGGAATTGGGATACTTGAGAAAAAGAGCAAAAACAACATACAATGGAA agGTGGTCAACTACCTGGCGAGCAGTTTGACGTTGTTGATCTGAGGAGAGAAGTAGCTGATTTGGAAGCTAAGGAAAATACATTAGACCGACTGATACACGGGGCTGAAAAGAATTTGCGCGAACTGGGTGCCGATAGACAATATGCCTATGTAACTTACCACGACTTACGTTCAGTAACAGCTTACCGAGAACAAGCTATAATGGCAGTAAAGGCACCACCAGAGGCTACCCTCCATGTCCCCCAGCCCATCAGTCCGTTCGGGGAACCACGG TTGCAAATGTATATGAGATCTTCGCATGGTGAAATCGAAGTATTCTTGTGCCCGGATGACCCAGGTTTGAAGGTGTCAAATAGTCCTAGAAGTCCAATGACGAATCCTCgaccaaaaattgaaatgccTCCTCTACCTCCTGAACTTCTCGTCAATGGGGGTGAAACCCAGATTGAATCTACCCCCTCGACCACCAGTAGAACCAGCACAGTCACGAATCCTCCCTCTCCCACGCCTACAACTTCCACAGGCCTCAGAGATGCGCTCCTGTGTGAGTCTGATGACTTTGGGCCAATGGGTGGCGGTAGATTCCAGCTGCAAACCGAAGACCAGAACGTCGCACAAG ATGTGAACATTCTAGACTTTGATGAACCGCTGCTTCCGTTGGAACCACCTCTCTCGGAGAACGATTATTCATTCTCGTTAGACACAGGAGAGGGCTTGGCGGATCTCTTCGATTTCCAGTTCTAG
- the LOC124409591 gene encoding uncharacterized protein LOC124409591, with protein MKRVAVIFCAVFSVALAAEEVEIPKYLKLCSRKSQDVDGCLKNAIQDAIPKFAKGVPELGIPVLDPYYVATDEISYNNGLMQGKLLMKEVNAYGTSRAKILKVISTFSEDRQRLEVDVLFPKILVDGEYKAEGHLNDFKVGGKGFFNVSMEGIRTVWDITGRIENDRWVVEHFMVLPEVEKMKVYFDDLFNGDESLNNIARTFINEYWPLFYRELLPIASAQWDKMLTDFANSVFSKLSYSKLFA; from the exons ATGAAGCGTGTAGCGGTTATTTTCTGCGCGGTCTTTTCCGTCGCTCTTGCAGCTGAAGAAGTGGAAATAC CAAAGTACCTGAAGCTCTGCAGCAGGAAATCACAAGACGTCGACGGGTGTCTTAAGAACGCGATTCAAGATGCTATTCCCAAATTCGCCAAAG GCGTACCTGAGTTGGGTATCCCGGTACTGGATCCATACTACGTTGCTACGGATGAGATTTCGTACAACAATGGGTTGATGCAAGGAAAATTGCTGATGAAGGAGGTGAACGCGTACGGAACATCGAGGGCGAAGATCTTGAAAGTGATATCGACGTTCTCCGAGGACAGGCAACGGTTGGAAGTGGATGTCTTGTTCCCGAAAATTCTTGTCGATGGCGAGTACAAGGCCGAAGGTCATCTGAACGACTTCAAAGTTGGAGGAAAAG GTTTCTTCAACGTGAGCATGGAGGGAATCAGAACCGTGTGGGACATCACCGGACGAATCGAGAACGACAGATGGGTCGTTGAGCACTTCATGGTTCTACCGGAAGTCGAGAAAATGAAGGTCTACTTCGACGATCTCTTCAACGGTGACGAGAGTCTCA ATAACATAGCTCGCACGTTCATCAACGAGTACTGGCCCCTCTTCTACAGGGAGTTGTTGCCCATTGCTAGTGCTCAGTGGGACAAGATGCTGACGGACTTCGCCAACAGCGTGTTTTCCAAATTGTCGTACTCCAAGCTCTTCGCCTAA